One Vigna unguiculata cultivar IT97K-499-35 chromosome 7, ASM411807v1, whole genome shotgun sequence genomic region harbors:
- the LOC114192437 gene encoding prolycopene isomerase, chloroplastic isoform X3 — protein sequence MAILLMWVLLSCLVSVIRSGNLNLITQALEAVGCQMQVVPDPTTVHFHLPNNLSVRVHKEYDKFIDELTSYFPHEKEGILKFYSECWKIFNALNSLELKSLEEPLYLFGQFFQKPQECLTLAYYLPQNAGAIARKYIKDPNLLSFIDAECFIVSTVNGIQTPMINASMVLCDRHFGGINYPLGGVGGIAKSLAKGLIDQGSEIVYKANVTGIIIEQGKAVGVRLADGREFFAKTIISNATRWDTFGKLLKGVPLPKEEENFQKVYVKAPSFLSIHMGVKAEILPPDTDCHHFVLENNWSKLEVPYGSIFLSIPTVLDSSLAPEGRHILHIFTTSSMEDWEGLSRVDYEAKKQLVADEIINRLENKLFPGLRSSIDFIEVGTPKTHRRYLARDKGTYGPMPRGTPKGLLGMPFNTTGIDGLYCVGDSCFPGQGVIAVAFSGVMCAHRVAADIGLEKKSPVLDAMLLRLLGWIRTMA from the exons GGTAATCTCAATTTGATAACACAAGCTTTGGAGGCAGTTGGTTGTCAGATGCAAGTGGTACCTGATCCAACAACCGTTCACTTCCATCTACCAAATAACCTTTCTGTTCGAGTGCACAAAGAATATGATAAATTCATTGATGAACTGACCAGTTACTTTCCCCATGAAAAGGAGGGTATTCTTAAATTCTACAGTGAATGCTGGAAG ATTTTCAATGCACTGAACTCCTTGGAACTGAAGTCACTGGAAGAGCCACTCTACCTTTTTGGACAGTTTTTTCAGAAGCCCCAGGAATGCTTGACACTAG CCTATTATTTGCCTCAAAATGCTGGAGCCATAGCTCGGAAGTACATTAAAGATCCAAACTTGCTGTCTTTCATAGATGCAGAG TGTTTTATAGTGAGCACAGTCAACGGTATACAGACACCAATGATCAATGCTAGCATG GTTCTATGTGACAGACACTTTGGTGGGATCAACTACCCTCTTGGGGGTGTTGGTGGGATTGCAAAGTCCTTAGCAAAAGGTCTTATTGATCAGGGTAGTGAGATAGTTTACAAAGCAAATGTCACTGGTATTATAATTGAGCAGGGCAAAGCT GTAGGTGTGAGGCTTGCTGATGGAAGAGAGTTCTTTGCCAAAACCATAATATCAAATGCTACCAGATGGGATACATTTG GAAAGTTGCTGAAGGGTGTTCCACTCccaaaagaagaagagaacTTCCAGAAAGTTTATGTTAAAGCTCCATCTTTTCTTTCAATTCACATGGGGGTTAAAGCAGAGATTTTACCACCAGATACAGACTGTCACCATTTTGTACTTGAG AACAACTGGTCCAAATTGGAGGTGCCATATGGAAGTATCTTTTTAAGTATACCAACTGTTCTTGATTCATCATTGGCTCCCGAAGGTCGACATATCCTTCATATATTCACAACTTCTTCCATGGAGGACTGGGAG GGTCTCTCAAGAGTAGACTATGAGGCAAAGAAGCAGCTTGTAGCAGATGAAATCATAAACAGATTAGAGAATAAATTGTTTCCAGGTCTTAGATCATCCATCGATTTTATCGAG GTAGGGACACCAAAGACACACCGGCGATACCTAGCTCGTGACAAAGGGACATACGGTCCAATGCCACGTGGAACACCGAAGGGGTTATTGGGAATGCCATTCAATACCACT GGCATAGATGGTCTTTACTGTGTTGGTGACAGCTGCTTCCCTGGACAAGGTGTTATTGCTGTAGCTTTCTCCGGAGTTATGTGTGCTCACAGAGTAGCTGCAGATATTG GGCTGGAGAAGAAGTCACCTGTGTTGGATGCCATGCTGCTTCGGTTGCTTGGTTGGATAAGAACAATGGCATGA
- the LOC114192437 gene encoding prolycopene isomerase, chloroplastic isoform X2 codes for MKRRVFLNSTVNAGRFVLIEIFNALNSLELKSLEEPLYLFGQFFQKPQECLTLAYYLPQNAGAIARKYIKDPNLLSFIDAECFIVSTVNGIQTPMINASMVLCDRHFGGINYPLGGVGGIAKSLAKGLIDQGSEIVYKANVTGIIIEQGKAVGVRLADGREFFAKTIISNATRWDTFGKLLKGVPLPKEEENFQKVYVKAPSFLSIHMGVKAEILPPDTDCHHFVLENNWSKLEVPYGSIFLSIPTVLDSSLAPEGRHILHIFTTSSMEDWEGLSRVDYEAKKQLVADEIINRLENKLFPGLRSSIDFIEVGTPKTHRRYLARDKGTYGPMPRGTPKGLLGMPFNTTGIDGLYCVGDSCFPGQGVIAVAFSGVMCAHRVAADIGLEKKSPVLDAMLLRLLGWIRTMA; via the exons ATGAAAAGGAGGGTATTCTTAAATTCTACAGTGAATGCTGGAAGGTTTGTCTTAATTGAG ATTTTCAATGCACTGAACTCCTTGGAACTGAAGTCACTGGAAGAGCCACTCTACCTTTTTGGACAGTTTTTTCAGAAGCCCCAGGAATGCTTGACACTAG CCTATTATTTGCCTCAAAATGCTGGAGCCATAGCTCGGAAGTACATTAAAGATCCAAACTTGCTGTCTTTCATAGATGCAGAG TGTTTTATAGTGAGCACAGTCAACGGTATACAGACACCAATGATCAATGCTAGCATG GTTCTATGTGACAGACACTTTGGTGGGATCAACTACCCTCTTGGGGGTGTTGGTGGGATTGCAAAGTCCTTAGCAAAAGGTCTTATTGATCAGGGTAGTGAGATAGTTTACAAAGCAAATGTCACTGGTATTATAATTGAGCAGGGCAAAGCT GTAGGTGTGAGGCTTGCTGATGGAAGAGAGTTCTTTGCCAAAACCATAATATCAAATGCTACCAGATGGGATACATTTG GAAAGTTGCTGAAGGGTGTTCCACTCccaaaagaagaagagaacTTCCAGAAAGTTTATGTTAAAGCTCCATCTTTTCTTTCAATTCACATGGGGGTTAAAGCAGAGATTTTACCACCAGATACAGACTGTCACCATTTTGTACTTGAG AACAACTGGTCCAAATTGGAGGTGCCATATGGAAGTATCTTTTTAAGTATACCAACTGTTCTTGATTCATCATTGGCTCCCGAAGGTCGACATATCCTTCATATATTCACAACTTCTTCCATGGAGGACTGGGAG GGTCTCTCAAGAGTAGACTATGAGGCAAAGAAGCAGCTTGTAGCAGATGAAATCATAAACAGATTAGAGAATAAATTGTTTCCAGGTCTTAGATCATCCATCGATTTTATCGAG GTAGGGACACCAAAGACACACCGGCGATACCTAGCTCGTGACAAAGGGACATACGGTCCAATGCCACGTGGAACACCGAAGGGGTTATTGGGAATGCCATTCAATACCACT GGCATAGATGGTCTTTACTGTGTTGGTGACAGCTGCTTCCCTGGACAAGGTGTTATTGCTGTAGCTTTCTCCGGAGTTATGTGTGCTCACAGAGTAGCTGCAGATATTG GGCTGGAGAAGAAGTCACCTGTGTTGGATGCCATGCTGCTTCGGTTGCTTGGTTGGATAAGAACAATGGCATGA